A segment of the Candidatus Andeanibacterium colombiense genome:
ATCCGCGAGTTGCTCGAAGCGTTGCGCGGCAATGGCTGGGACCTCGCGGTCGCGACCGGCAAGTCGCAGCGCGGCGCCGAACGCGCGCTGACGACCCACGGGATCGCCGACCTGTTCAACTCGGTGCAGACCGCCGACAACCATCCGTCCAAGCCCGATCCGGCAATGCTGCAGTCCGCGATGGACGCAATCGGCGCCGCGCCCGAGCACACGGTGATGATCGGCGACACCGCTTACGACATGGCGATGGCCCGCAGCGCCGGAGTCCGCGCGATCGGGGTCGGCTGGGGCTATCATGCGCCCGAGGAACTCTATGCCGGCGGCGCCGACGAAGTGGCCGACGATCCAGATCACCTCGAGGAACTGCTGCGATGAGCCCGGACGATTCGCACGCACTCGCGCGCTTCCTGCTGATCGGCTTCCTGCGGCTGGCCGGGGTGATCGTGACGCTGGTCGGCATCCTGATCGTTCGCGGGGTGATCCCGGGGTACGCCTGGGGGGGCGTGGTCGTGATCGTGGTCGGGCTGATCGATGTATTCGTGGTGCCGCAGATGCTCGCGCGCAAATGGCGGACTCCGCCCGAGCCGAAATGAAGCGCTTCTACAAGGATGTCGCGGCCGAACCCGTTGACGGCGGCTGGCGGGTTACGCTCGACGGGCGCGGGATCAAGACCCAGAACGGCGCCGCGCAGGTCGTGCCGAACCGCGCGCTGGCCGAAGCGCTCGCCGCCGAATGGGCCAGCCAGGGCGACGAGATCGACCCGGCGCGGTTCATCTTCCGCGACCTCGCCGATTACGCAATCGACATCGCCGCGGTCGAAGGCGCCGACCTGCTGCGCTTCGCCGAGACCGACACGCTGTGTTACCGCGCCGAGCCCGGCGACCCGCTCCACGCCCGCCAGGAGCAATTGTGGGAGCCGCTCCTGACCGCGCTCGAAGCGCGATACGGCATCGCCTTCGAACGCATCAGCGGCGTGCTCCACCGCCCCCAGCCGCCCGCGACGCTCGCGGCGCTGAAAGCGGTGCTGGACGCGCTGGACCCGTTCACCCTCGCCGCGCTCCACACCATGACCTCGCTCGCGGCGTCGCTGGCGGTGGGGTTGGCGGGACTGGAACCCGGCGCGGACCCGGAAGCACTTTACGCCGCCGCCAATGCCGAGGAAGATTGGCAGGCCGAGCACTGGGGCTGGGAATGGACCGCCGAGGAAAAGCGCGCGGCCAAGCTTGCGGAGTTCAAGGCGGCGTTTGAGTTCGCGCGGCTGGCGCGGGCCGAGTAGCGCGCACTCACGGCAGCGCCATTCCGCTTATTTCGGCAAAAGTTCTTACGAGCGCGTCGCAAGCTTCCTTCGACGCTTCGCATTGCACGGCCATCTCGATCCGGGAGCCTGCGCCATCCGGGACGACCGTGCGTTTGACGACCGCCGGATAGGCCGGATAGTCCGGTGGAGAGAACGACCACATCGTCATGGCTTCCTCATCGATCGCAACCGTCCATCCATTACGTTCCTCGAAAGTCGCTTTTTTGCGGGAACGCAGGTCGACCAAAGCCTCGGCAACCGACGCATAACCGATCGTCGAGTCTGCCGCTTCCCCGAGATCGAGCGGCTGGTAGTTGGGGCAGTTCGCGGAAAGTTGCTGCCACATGGCTTGCAGTTTCTCAGGCGATCCGTGCGTGGCATCCGAATTCGCAATGTAATTGCTCTCGGTTCGCGTCACCCTGAAAGGCCCCGCAGGATCGCCTTGATGAAGGACGACGTATCCACAGAAGCGATCGATCTTCTGGTATTTCGCGGTGATATCCATCGCGACGAAAATGCCGGGCAAGGGCGCGGCAGGCGAATCCTTCGTCCACGTCACCTGGTTGAACTTCCGCGCGACCAGCGACCCGGCCTGCTCTCGAAATGTTCGATTATCGCTAATGTACCGGTCTTCGGCGAGATCGAGTATCTTCTCCGTCATCCGGTATGCACCGGCATCATCGCCCTGCTCCACCGCGGCGAAGTAGGCTTCGGCAGCGCCCAGCGCGTTGCGTTCGAGCTCTTCGGAAGGAGACCAGCCCGGAACCGAATCCGAAGTGACGTTGACCACGCGGGCGCTGGTTGGAATATCTTCCGCCTGAGCCGGAAGTGGCAACAAGACTGCAACCGCCAGCGGCAGCAAGAGCCGCAGAGTGAAGGGGTGCTTCACCTCTCGCCCGATCAGGAAATCGCTACCCGATCCACGCCGCCACATCGGCCGCGACCTTGTTCGCTGCCTGGTTCAGCGCCGGGCCGACCGCTTCCGGCGTGGCCTGCACGCCCGGCACCGTGGCCTCGAACCGGCGGGTCATCACCTGGCCGTTGGGCTGCTGCAGCACCGCATCGAAGCGCACCACCACCGAGCCGCTCTGGACATCGTAGCCCATTTCGGTGAGCTGGCCCGAAAGCTTGGTCGCGGCGGCGAAGCGCACGTCGGAGCCTTCGATCACCATCCGGGTCTGCTTGGCGCGGATCGTTTCGGAGATCAGCCGGGCAAACAGCCGCGCGGGCTTTTCGACCCACACCGCATCCTTGAGATAGGCGATGGTCGCCCCGTCGACCTGCACCGGAACGCGGGTGACGTCGAGCTTCTGCGGCGCGGCGGGTTCGATCACGGTCAGCGCGTCGATCGGCTTGCCGGTGGCCGAAAGACCGGCCGGTGCGGTTACGGCGGGGGTCAGGGTCAGCAGCGCCGGCGGCGGATCCTTGCCAAGGCTGACGCAGCCCGACAGCGCCGCGGAAAGCGTCAGCACCAAAGCCAGTTTCTTCATCGCCAAAGTCCTCATGGCTTATAGTCCGGCAGGGTGTTGCCCTTGATCACCGCGCCCGCGCCCTGATCGTTGAGCTTCTCGGTGACCTGGCGCAGCGCCGCGGTGGCGGCGCGCAATTCGCGCATCGTCGCTTCGGCTTCGGGCAGGGTGGTGGCCGACAGCTGGCGCGCGGCCGGGCGGCTGTCATCCAGCGTGCCCTGCAGCGCATCGGCCGCGCCCTTGGCGGACTTCAGCGTATCGCGCAGCTGGCGGGCGAGATCGTCGCCATTCTTGTGCAGCAGATCGTCGGTCGTGCCCAGGGTCTTCTGGAACGCGGCGAGCGCGCCGTCGGCCGACTTCAGCGTCGCCTGCAACTGGCCCAGCGTGTCCTTGATCTGCGGGGTCGCGTCCGCGACATTGTCGGTCAGCCGCTGGGTATTCTTGAGGATCCCGGCGATCGAGGCCTGGTTCTCGTCCGACAGCATCATCGTCAGCCGGTCGGTCAGCGTCGCCAGCCGTTCGAGCAGCAGCGGCGCGTTCGACAGGATCTCGCCCAACCCGCCGGCCTTGGCCGCGATGGTCGGCTTGCCTTCGAGGCAGCTGGTGTTCTCGCAGGTGATCCTCGGCGCGCCTTCGCGCGCGCCGTCGAGCTGGATCTTCGAGGTGCCGGTGAAGCTCGACTGGATCGTCGCGACCGTGCCGAGCAGGATCGGCACCTTCGGATCGATGCGGATGCGGACCCGCACGTATTCGGGGTTCTTCGGCCACAGTTCGATGTCCGACACCTCGCCAGAGGGCACGCCGGAGAAGGTCACCTGCGAGCCGTTGGCCAAGCCGTCGACCGACTGCTTGAAGAAGATGTCGTATTCCTTCTTCGTCGCATTGCTGAGGCCCGCGACCCACACGATGAAGGCCGCCAGCGTCGCCAGCAGGAACAGGGTGACCGCACCCACCCAGACATGGTTCGCGCGCGTTTCCATCGCTTAGGTGGTTCCCCTGGCCATGTGGTGTCTAATCCCCCGAATTGCCATTTGTGTCCATCGCTTTGCTCTTTTTCGCGGCAGACCGGGCAGCGACGTCTTCCTTGCCGCTCTTGGCGGCGCGGCCGCGCGGGCCGTTGAAATATTCCTGGATCCACGGATGATCGAGCGCGAGCAAATTCGGGATCGTGTCGACCGCGATCACTTTCTTGTCCGCCAGCACCGCGACCCGGTCGCAGATCTCGTAGAGCGTATCGAGATCGTGGGTGATCAGGAACACGGTCAGGCCCAGCACATCGGCCAGCTCGCGGGTCAGCCGGTCGAACGCCGCGGCGCCGATCGGGTCGAGCCCCGCGGTCGGCTCGTCGAGGAACAGCAGCTCGGGATCGAGCGCGAGCGCGCGGGCGAGGCCGGCGCGCTTCTTCATCCCGCCGGAGAGTTCGGAGGGATACTTGCTGGTCGCCTCGTCCGGCAGGCCGGAAAGCCTGACCTTGTAGCGGGCGATCTCGTGGCGCAGTTCGGGATCCAGCTCGGGGTAGAATTCCTTGAGCGGAACCTCGACATTTTCGCCCACGGTCAGCGTCGAGAACAAGGCGCCGCCCTGGAACAGCACGCCCCAGCGCGAACGGATGTCGACCTCGTGTTCGTCGAGCAGATCCTCGGTCGAGCGGCCGAAGACCTCGATCTCGCCTTCCCTCGGCAGCTGCAGTCCGATTATCGAGCGCATCAGCACCGATTTGCCGGTGCCCGATCCGCCGACCACGCCGAGGATCTCGCCCTTGCGCACCTTGAGGTCCAGCCCCTGGTGGACCACCTGGTCGCCGAAACCGTTGACCAGGCCCTTCACCACGATCGGGTATTCACCATCGAACTGCTGGGGCTCGAACGGCCGGCTGTGCTGGTCGATCCGGTCGACCAGCTGGTCCTCGCTGCTGCTCATCCCCAGCCCACCTCGGTGAAGAACACCGCGAAGAACGCATCGAGCACGATCACCATGAAGATGCCCTGCACCACCGCCCAGGTGGTGCGCAGGCCGACTTCCTCGGAATTCCCCTCGACCTGCATCCCCTGGTAGCAGCCGGCAATGCCGACGATCAGGCCGAACACCGGCGCCTTGATCATGCTGACCCAGACATCGTGGATCGGCACCACTTCCTGGATCCGGCTGAGGAAGGTCAGGAACGGGATGCCGAGCGTGAGATCGGCAATCACCGCGCCGCCGATGATCGCGACAACCGAGGAATAGAAGCCGAGCAGGATCATCATGAACACCACCGCGATCAGCCGCGGGATGATCAGCGCCTCCATCGGCGAAACGCCGATCGTGCGCATCGCGTCGATTTCCTCGGTCAGCTTCATCGTGCCGAGCTGCGCGGCGAAGGCCGAGCCCGAGCGGCCCGCGACCATGATCGCGGTCATCAGCACGCCCAGTTCGCGGATCGAGAGGCGGCCGGTAAGGTTCACCGTATAGATCTCGGCCCCGAACTGGCGGAGCTGCACCGCGCCCTGCTGCGCGATCACGATCCCGATCAGGAAGCTCATCAGTCCGACGATGCCGAGCGCCGAGACCCCGACCAGTTCAAATTGCCGCGTAATCGCGGTCCAGCGCAGCCGCGACGGATGCGCGATCAGCGCACCGGTGCTGGCGATGATCGCGCCGAGGAACCCGACCAGGCGGACCACCCCCATGCCCCAGCTGACCACCAGATTGCCGACGCCCTCGGGCACGCGCTCGAGCAGCGGCAGCCGCCGCGGACTGATGTCGGCTTCGCTGCCATAGCCCTTGACCGCTTCGATCAGCCGTTCGGCCTCATTGGTGCAGCCGGTGATCTTCGCACCGGTGTCGCGCGCGAAGCGCCACACGGTCCACGCGCCGACCGTGTCGATCGCGCCGGCCTGCGACAGGTCGAGCTCGGCCACCTCGCCGCCGTTCCATTCGCGGAACTTGCGGTCGAGCACGGCGATCGAGGAAATCCGCAAGGCTCCGCTCAGCGTGAGCCTGGCTCCGCCTTCCGTCCCCTCGTCGACACCGAAATCTGCCCATTCACGCATCGCGCGAAGCTATGCGGGCAAAATCGGATCGCGACAAGCACGCGCTTTGCATGGCCGACCATCCCGCCGCCGCGGCAAAGGCTGTTCTTGCACCGCACAAGAGCCGCTGGCAAAGGCCGGTCCCATAATGACCGAAACGCTCGACAAGACATTCGACCCCGCCGCAATCGAGGCGAAGTGGTACGCGCATTGGGAGGAGCACAACCTGTTCCGCCCCCATCGCCCCGATGCGCAGCCCTTCACCATCGTCAATCCGCCGCCCAACGTCACCGGCAGCCTCCACATCGGCCATGCGCTGGACAATACGCTGCAGGACGTGGTCGTGCGCTACGAGCGGCTGCGCGGCAAGGATGCCTTGTGGGTGGTCGGCACCGACCACGCCGGGATCGCGACCCAGATGGTGGTCGAACGCCAGATGGAGGCGCGCCAGGACAAGCGCACCAATTATTCGCGCGAGGATTTCATCGACAAGGTGTGGGAATGGAAGGCCGAAAGCGGCGGCACCATCACCCGCCAGCTCCGCCGGCTCGGCTGCTCGATGGACTGGTCCAGGGAGCAGTTCACGATGGACCCGCACTTCACCCGCGCGGTGGTGAAGGTGTTCGTCGATCTCTATAACGAAGGCCTGATCTACCGCGACAAGCGCCTGGTGAACTGGGACCCGAAGCTCAAGACCGCGATCAGCGATCTCGAGGTCGAGACGCACGAGATCAAGGGCGGCTTCTGGCACTTCAAATATCCGCTGGCCGATGGCGTAACGCTGGCTGACGGGCAGGATTATATCGAGGTCGCGACCACCCGGCCCGAGACGATGCTGGCCGACATGGCGGTAGCGGTGAATGCCGGGGACGAACGCTATGCCAGCGTGATCGGCAAGGAGATCCTTCAGCCGCTGACCGGGCGCCGGTTCCGGATCGTCGCGGACGAACACGCCGACCCGGAACTCGGATCGGGCGCGGTGAAGATCACGCCGGGACATGACTTCAACGACTTCGAGGTCGGCAAGCGCGCGGGGATCAAGCCCGGCGAGATGCTCAACATGTTCGATGTCGAGGCGAAGGTGGTCCAGACCGCCGACGGGCTGGTGCCCGACAAATACCTCGGCCTCGACCGCTTCGTCGTGCGCGACCTGATCGTGGCCGACATGAAGGCGGCCGGCTTCCTGATCCCGCATATCGCCAAGACCAAGGACGGCGAGGAGATCGAGCAGGACTTCGAACCGCGCACGATCCAGACCCCGTTCGGCGACCGCGGCGGCGTGGTGATCGAGCCGTGGCTGACCGACCAGTGGTACGTCGATGCGGCGACTTTGGCGCAGCCGGCGATCGAAGCGGTGCGCAGCGGCGCGATCGAGATCGTCCCGAAAAGCTGGGAGAAGACCTGGTTCAACTGGATGGAGAACATCCAGCCGTGGTGCGTTTCCCGCCAGCTGTGGTGGGGGCACCGGATTCCGGCGTGGTATGACGATGACGGCGAAGTCTATGTCGCCGAAACGCAGGAAGAAGCGCAGGCGATCGCCGGGGGCAAAGCGCTCTACCGCGACGACGACGTGCTCGACACGTGGTTTTCCTCCGCGCTGTGGCCTTTCGCCACGCTGGGGTGGCCGGATGACAGCTCCTCCCCCCTTGCGGGGGAGGACGCGAGACTTGGTGAGCCGCAGGCGAGCCTAGTCGCAGCTGGAGAGGGGGGAGCCCCCTCTCCCCAACCCCTCTCCCGCGAGGGGAGAGGGGCTTCACTGCTCGAACGCCACTACCCCAACGACCTGCTGATCTCGGGCTTCGACATCATCTTCTTCTGGGACGCCCGCATGGCAATGCAGGGCATCCACTTCATGAAGGAAGTGCCGTGGAAGCGGCTCTATCTCCACGGGCTGGTCCGCGCGGCGGACGGGCAGAAGATGTCCAAATCCAAGGGCAATGTGGTCGATCCGCTCGGCCTGATCGACCAGTACGGCGCCGATGCTTTGCGCTTCTTCATGGCGGCAATGGAAAGCCAGGGCCGCGACATCAAGATGGATGAGAAGCGGGTCGAGGGCTACCGCAACTTCGCGACCAAGCTCTGGAACGCGACGCGCTTCTGCCGGGCCAACGGGATCGGCGCTTCGGCGAGCATCGAGGCTCCGGCGGCGACGCTGGCGGTCAACAAATGGATCATTGGCGAAGTGGTCGAAACCGTCGCCGCGCTCGAACAGGCGATGGCCGACCTGCGCTTCGACGCCGCCGCGAACACGATCTACCACTTCGTGTGGGACCAGTTCTGCGACTGGTATCTGGAGCTGATCAAACCGATCCTTTCCGTCACCCCGGCGGAGGCCGGGGCCCAGCCCGACGAAAAACTGGCTCCCGGCCTGCGCCGGGATGTCGAGGCTGGAGAAACGCGGGCCGTCGCCGGCTGGGTGCTCGACCAGATTTTTGTCATGCTGCACCCGTTCATGCCGTTCATCACCGAGGAGCTGTGGCACGCGCAGGGTGAGCGGCCTTACGAGTTGATCCTCGCCAAATGGCCCGCGCCCCAGACTTGCGTGGATGCGGGGGCGAAGGCCGAAGTCGAATGGCTGATCGCGCTTACTTCCAACATCCGCACCGCCAAGAACGAACTCGGCATCGCGCCGGGGGCGAAGCTCGAAGCGTATCTCGAAAATCCGAGCGCGAGCGCGAAAACGATCGTCGCAGGCAATGCCGCCGCGATCGACCGGCTCGCGCGTCTCTCCGCGATCCACTTCGCCGCTGCTCCGGCCGGCGCCGCGATGCAGATCGGCGCGGGCGAGGACAGCTTCGTGATCCCGCTCGAAGGCATCGTCGACATCGAGGCCGAGAAGGCGCGTCTGCAGAAGGCGCTCGAGGTGTCGCAAAAGGAAGCGAAGTCGCTCCAGGGACGCCTCGGCAATCCGGCCTTCGTCGAGAAGGCCAAGCCCGAAGCGGTCGAGAAGGCCCGCGCCGACCACGCACAGCACACAGCCGAGGCCGAGCGGCTGGCGGCGGCGCTGGCGCGGTTGGGGTGAGGACGAAAGACCAACCCTCATCCAACTTCGCCTAGGTCCTGCGGACCAAGGCTGCGTATCCTTCTCCCGTCAACGGGAGAAGAAGTTCAGCGCCGACCTATTTCTTCTCCCAATGATGGGAGAAGGATACGGAGACTTGCTTCGGAGAAGCTAGTCGGAGTTGGATGAGGGCTGCTTTCCTGTCCCCCTTCAATCATTTTCCTACACGCCCCCGATGTGCCACAGGAAAACTGACTCAAACCCGAGGCGCACCGCCATGTCCGGCCAAAACTCTTCATACCGGTGTCACCCTGTCACCCCGGCAGTTTTGCGCCCATTCCTCAAGGCTTTAAATCCGAACCATCAGGGTGACACCCTGTCGCTTGTGTCACCCTGCCGCGCGTCCGCATGCTGACCCTCGCCACCGTCACCCCGGGCGAGCCGGAAATCTTCGCCTCGATCCAGGGCGAAGGCCGCAGCGCGGGGAAGGAATGCACCTTCATCCGCCTGTCGCGCTGCAACCTTGCCTGCGTCTGGTGCGACACCGCCTATACCTGGCACTTCGACGGCGACGCGCGCCCGCACCGCGACGGCGTGACTTACGACCGCGCGGAGGAGCAGGTCGTCCTGACCGAGGAACAGGCGGCGGGCCGAATTCTCGCGCTCGGCCAGGACCGCCTCGTGATCACCGGCGGCGAGCCGATCCTGCAGGCGCCCGCGCTCGCCCGGATGCTCGCCCTGCTGCGCATCGAGATCCCGGGCATCTTCGTCGAGATCGAAACCAACGGCACGGTCCGCCCGCCGCCCGCGCTCGACCGATTCGTCGGCCAGTACAACGTCAGCCCCAAGCTGGCGCACAGCGGCAATGCGGCGGAACTGGCATTGCCGCCCGAACGGCTGGCCGAATGGGTGGATAACTTGCGCGCGTGGTTCAAATTCGTCGTCGCGAGCGAGGCCGATGCGCGCGAGGCACTGGCCCTCGCGGAAGTCCACGCAATTCCGCGCGAACGAATACTTCTGATGCCGGAGGGTACCGTAGCGTCAGTGTTGCACGCCAGAGAAGAATGGCTCGAACCATTTTGCGAAGCGCACGGTTTGACTATGTCCAGAAGGTTGCACATCGAGATGTTTGGCGACACTAGGGGCACATGAGCGACGCACCCGCCCCCTCTCCGCCCGCTGCGAAAATGCGCGGCAACCTCACCGAAGGGCCGGTGCTGCGCACGCTGATCCTATTCAGCCTGCCGACGCTGATGGCGAATATCCTGCAGTCGGCATCGGGCACGATCAATTCGATCTGGGTCGGGCGGCTGATCGGCGAGGATGCACTGGCCGCGACGGCGAATGCCAACATCGTGATGTTCCTGATTTCGAGCGCGGCGTTCGGCTTCGGCATGGCCGGCACGGTGCTGATCGGCCAGCGCTTCGGCGCGCGTGATCTCGACGGCGCGCGGCGGACCTTCGGCACCGCGATCGGGTTCTGCTTCATCCTGGCGCTGATCATCGCGGTGGTCGGCTATTTCGTGTCGGCGCCGCTGCTGAAACTGCTCGGCACCCCGGGCAATGCTTACGGCCTCGCGCTGACCTATCTGCAGATCATCTTCCTCTCGATGCCGTTCCTGATGGTCTCGATCGTGCT
Coding sequences within it:
- a CDS encoding HAD-IA family hydrolase translates to MTRLAVFDCDGTLIDGQAAVCEAMRSGFETVGLPVPPDHEIRRIVGLSLPVAIRGLVPDASSELVTQAVEAYRAAFFAMRQEGRVHEPLYNGIRELLEALRGNGWDLAVATGKSQRGAERALTTHGIADLFNSVQTADNHPSKPDPAMLQSAMDAIGAAPEHTVMIGDTAYDMAMARSAGVRAIGVGWGYHAPEELYAGGADEVADDPDHLEELLR
- a CDS encoding molecular chaperone; translation: MKRFYKDVAAEPVDGGWRVTLDGRGIKTQNGAAQVVPNRALAEALAAEWASQGDEIDPARFIFRDLADYAIDIAAVEGADLLRFAETDTLCYRAEPGDPLHARQEQLWEPLLTALEARYGIAFERISGVLHRPQPPATLAALKAVLDALDPFTLAALHTMTSLAASLAVGLAGLEPGADPEALYAAANAEEDWQAEHWGWEWTAEEKRAAKLAEFKAAFEFARLARAE
- a CDS encoding DUF4019 domain-containing protein encodes the protein MWRRGSGSDFLIGREVKHPFTLRLLLPLAVAVLLPLPAQAEDIPTSARVVNVTSDSVPGWSPSEELERNALGAAEAYFAAVEQGDDAGAYRMTEKILDLAEDRYISDNRTFREQAGSLVARKFNQVTWTKDSPAAPLPGIFVAMDITAKYQKIDRFCGYVVLHQGDPAGPFRVTRTESNYIANSDATHGSPEKLQAMWQQLSANCPNYQPLDLGEAADSTIGYASVAEALVDLRSRKKATFEERNGWTVAIDEEAMTMWSFSPPDYPAYPAVVKRTVVPDGAGSRIEMAVQCEASKEACDALVRTFAEISGMALP
- a CDS encoding ABC-type transport auxiliary lipoprotein family protein, whose translation is MKKLALVLTLSAALSGCVSLGKDPPPALLTLTPAVTAPAGLSATGKPIDALTVIEPAAPQKLDVTRVPVQVDGATIAYLKDAVWVEKPARLFARLISETIRAKQTRMVIEGSDVRFAAATKLSGQLTEMGYDVQSGSVVVRFDAVLQQPNGQVMTRRFEATVPGVQATPEAVGPALNQAANKVAADVAAWIG
- a CDS encoding MlaD family protein, with product METRANHVWVGAVTLFLLATLAAFIVWVAGLSNATKKEYDIFFKQSVDGLANGSQVTFSGVPSGEVSDIELWPKNPEYVRVRIRIDPKVPILLGTVATIQSSFTGTSKIQLDGAREGAPRITCENTSCLEGKPTIAAKAGGLGEILSNAPLLLERLATLTDRLTMMLSDENQASIAGILKNTQRLTDNVADATPQIKDTLGQLQATLKSADGALAAFQKTLGTTDDLLHKNGDDLARQLRDTLKSAKGAADALQGTLDDSRPAARQLSATTLPEAEATMRELRAATAALRQVTEKLNDQGAGAVIKGNTLPDYKP
- a CDS encoding ATP-binding cassette domain-containing protein; translation: MSSSEDQLVDRIDQHSRPFEPQQFDGEYPIVVKGLVNGFGDQVVHQGLDLKVRKGEILGVVGGSGTGKSVLMRSIIGLQLPREGEIEVFGRSTEDLLDEHEVDIRSRWGVLFQGGALFSTLTVGENVEVPLKEFYPELDPELRHEIARYKVRLSGLPDEATSKYPSELSGGMKKRAGLARALALDPELLFLDEPTAGLDPIGAAAFDRLTRELADVLGLTVFLITHDLDTLYEICDRVAVLADKKVIAVDTIPNLLALDHPWIQEYFNGPRGRAAKSGKEDVAARSAAKKSKAMDTNGNSGD
- a CDS encoding ABC transporter permease; this translates as MREWADFGVDEGTEGGARLTLSGALRISSIAVLDRKFREWNGGEVAELDLSQAGAIDTVGAWTVWRFARDTGAKITGCTNEAERLIEAVKGYGSEADISPRRLPLLERVPEGVGNLVVSWGMGVVRLVGFLGAIIASTGALIAHPSRLRWTAITRQFELVGVSALGIVGLMSFLIGIVIAQQGAVQLRQFGAEIYTVNLTGRLSIRELGVLMTAIMVAGRSGSAFAAQLGTMKLTEEIDAMRTIGVSPMEALIIPRLIAVVFMMILLGFYSSVVAIIGGAVIADLTLGIPFLTFLSRIQEVVPIHDVWVSMIKAPVFGLIVGIAGCYQGMQVEGNSEEVGLRTTWAVVQGIFMVIVLDAFFAVFFTEVGWG
- a CDS encoding valine--tRNA ligase, whose amino-acid sequence is MTETLDKTFDPAAIEAKWYAHWEEHNLFRPHRPDAQPFTIVNPPPNVTGSLHIGHALDNTLQDVVVRYERLRGKDALWVVGTDHAGIATQMVVERQMEARQDKRTNYSREDFIDKVWEWKAESGGTITRQLRRLGCSMDWSREQFTMDPHFTRAVVKVFVDLYNEGLIYRDKRLVNWDPKLKTAISDLEVETHEIKGGFWHFKYPLADGVTLADGQDYIEVATTRPETMLADMAVAVNAGDERYASVIGKEILQPLTGRRFRIVADEHADPELGSGAVKITPGHDFNDFEVGKRAGIKPGEMLNMFDVEAKVVQTADGLVPDKYLGLDRFVVRDLIVADMKAAGFLIPHIAKTKDGEEIEQDFEPRTIQTPFGDRGGVVIEPWLTDQWYVDAATLAQPAIEAVRSGAIEIVPKSWEKTWFNWMENIQPWCVSRQLWWGHRIPAWYDDDGEVYVAETQEEAQAIAGGKALYRDDDVLDTWFSSALWPFATLGWPDDSSSPLAGEDARLGEPQASLVAAGEGGAPSPQPLSREGRGASLLERHYPNDLLISGFDIIFFWDARMAMQGIHFMKEVPWKRLYLHGLVRAADGQKMSKSKGNVVDPLGLIDQYGADALRFFMAAMESQGRDIKMDEKRVEGYRNFATKLWNATRFCRANGIGASASIEAPAATLAVNKWIIGEVVETVAALEQAMADLRFDAAANTIYHFVWDQFCDWYLELIKPILSVTPAEAGAQPDEKLAPGLRRDVEAGETRAVAGWVLDQIFVMLHPFMPFITEELWHAQGERPYELILAKWPAPQTCVDAGAKAEVEWLIALTSNIRTAKNELGIAPGAKLEAYLENPSASAKTIVAGNAAAIDRLARLSAIHFAAAPAGAAMQIGAGEDSFVIPLEGIVDIEAEKARLQKALEVSQKEAKSLQGRLGNPAFVEKAKPEAVEKARADHAQHTAEAERLAAALARLG
- a CDS encoding 7-carboxy-7-deazaguanine synthase QueE is translated as MLTLATVTPGEPEIFASIQGEGRSAGKECTFIRLSRCNLACVWCDTAYTWHFDGDARPHRDGVTYDRAEEQVVLTEEQAAGRILALGQDRLVITGGEPILQAPALARMLALLRIEIPGIFVEIETNGTVRPPPALDRFVGQYNVSPKLAHSGNAAELALPPERLAEWVDNLRAWFKFVVASEADAREALALAEVHAIPRERILLMPEGTVASVLHAREEWLEPFCEAHGLTMSRRLHIEMFGDTRGT